Proteins from a genomic interval of Trichoderma breve strain T069 chromosome 2, whole genome shotgun sequence:
- a CDS encoding ribosomal protein l7Ae/L30e/S12e/Gadd45 family domain-containing protein has product MAPQKKSKKDANSINSKLALVMKSGKVTLGYKSTLKSLRSGKAKLIIIAGNTPPLRKSELEYYSMLSKAPIHHFAGNNIELGTACGKLFRCSTLAILDAGDSDILSDQQA; this is encoded by the exons ATGGCCCcccaaaagaagagcaagaaggatgccaacagcatcaactccaaGTTGGCGCTTGTTATGAAGTCCGGAAAGG TCACTCTCGGCTACAAGTCTACTCTGAAGTCTCTGCGATCTGGCAAGGCCAAGCTGATCATCATTGCTGGCAACACTCCTCCCCTGAGAAAGAGTGAACTCGAGTACTACAGCATGCTGTCCAAGGCTCCCATCCACCACTTCGCTGGTAACAAC ATTGAGCTCGGCACTGCCTGCGGAAAGCTCTTCCGCTGCTCCACCCTTGCCATCCTGGATGCTGGTGACTCTGATATCCTCAGCGACCAGCAGGCTTAA
- a CDS encoding ribosomal protein l16p/L10e domain-containing protein, with translation MARRPARCYRYCKNKPYPKSRFNRGVPDPKIRIFDLGRKRANVDDFPLCIHLVSNEYEQLSSEALEAARICANKYLVKHTGKEGFHLRVRAHPFHVVRINKMLSCAGADRLQTGMRGAWGKPNGTVARVNIGQIIMSVRTRDSNRALALEALRRSQYKFPGRQKIIISKNWGFTPLRREDYLERKAAGRVKVDGAYVQFLSNHGSIEQNIRRFPDAFSSEA, from the exons ATGGCTCGCCGTCCTGCTCGTTGCTACCGATACTGCAAGAACAAG CCGTATCCCAAGTCTCGGTTCAACCGTGGTGTCCCCGACCCCAAGATCCGCATCTTCGATCTTGGCCGAAAGCGCGCCAACGTCGACGACTTCCCTCTCTGCATCCACCTCGTCTCCAACGAGTATGAGCAGCTGAGCTCCGAGGCCCTCGAGGCCGCCCGTATTTGCGCCAACAAGTACCTCGTCAAGCACACCGGTAAGGAGGGTTTCCACCTCCGTGTCCGCGCCCACCCCTTCCACGTCGTCCGTATCAACAAGATGTTGTCTTGCGCTGGTGCCGATAGACTGCAGACTGGTATGCGTGGTGCCTGGGGCAAGCCCAACGGCACTGTTGCCCGTGTCAACATTGGTCAGATCATCATGAGCGTCCGCACTCGTGACTCTA ACCGTGCTCTGGCTCTTGAGGCTCTCCGACGATCCCAGTACAAGTTCCCCGGCCGACAGaagatcatcatctccaagaacTGGGGTTTCACTCCTCTCCGCCGCGAGGACTACCTCGAGCGCAAGGCTGCCGGCCGTGTCAAGGTCGACGGTGCTTACGTTCAGTTCCTCAGCAACCACGGTTCCATTGAGCAGAACATTCGTCGTTTCCCCGACGCTTTCTCGTCCGAGGCGTAA